DNA sequence from the Bradyrhizobium diazoefficiens genome:
CGATCATGGTCTGGACGCGCTCGAACTGCGGCCGGTTGGCAATCGGACCATGGGTCGTGCTTTCCGCAAGGGGATCGCCGACCACCAGTTCAGAAGCGGCCGCTGCCGCCAGGATCTCGACCTCCTCCATCTGTGATCGGAATACAAGCATGCGCGTAGGCGCGCTGCAGGACTGGCCGAGATTACGGAAGGCGGCGCCGACTCCGAGCGGAACAGCCCGGCTCAGATCGGCATCCGGCAAAATGATGTTCGGCGACTTGCCGCCGAGCTCCTGGGCGACGCGCTTGACAGTAGGTGCCGCCGCCTGCGCGACGAGAACTCCTGCGCGAGTCGAGCCGGTGATCGAGATCATGTCCACCTGCGGATGAGTCGCCAGAGCGGCGCCGACGATTGGACCTGTCCCGTTGACGAGATTGAATACGCCGGGCGGACAACCGGCATCGTCCATTACCTCAGCGAATAGCACGGCACTCAGCGGCGACAATTCGCTCGGCTTCAACACCATCGTGCAGCCCGCCGCGAGCGCCGGTCCGACCTTGGCGGTGATCTGGTACAGTGGCCAATTCCATGGAGTGATGAGCCCACAGACGCCGATCGCCTCGCGCTTGATCGCGGTGCTGCCGCGCGCGGCGATGAACGGATAGGTCGCGAGATTGTCGCGCGCCACCCGGATATGTTCGGCGGCCAGCGGCACCTGGGCGCGGCGCGCGTAGGTGATGGCGGCTCCCATCTCGCAGGTGAGGGCCTGCGCAAACAGCTCCAGCCGCTCCAGGAGCAAACCATGGACTCGGTCGAGCAGCGCCGCCCTCTCAGCAGGTGGCGTAATGGACCAGCTGGCGAAGGCTCGTTTGGCGGCCGCGACCGCGCAGTCCACATCCTTGTCATCGCCGAGCGCCACTTCGGCGATCGGCTGCTCGGTGGCAGGGTTGACGACACTCGCCGTGGCCGTTCCGATCGGCTTCCGCCATTCTCCGTCGATGTAGAACCTGCCGAGGAAGCCGGCTTCCGTCAGATGTCGAACGGGCGATGTCATTGAAAACGATCCTTGATCTGGTAATAGGCGCCGACCAGCGGCAAGAACCAGGGACGACCGAGATGGCCCGGAATGGCCGGCCAGACGAAGTCTTTCCAGGGATTGAGCTCGGTGCGCCCATCCATGACATCAGCCATGATCGTCCCCATCAGAGTCGACATTTGGGTGCCGTGGCCGCTGTAGCCCATGGAATAGTAGATGCCGTTGCGTTCGCCGGCGCGTGGCAGCCGGTCGCGCGTCATGTCGACCATTCCGCCCCAGCAATAGTCGATGCGTACGCTGCGAAGCTCGGGAAAGACGTCGTGGAGCGCAGCCTGCAGGATGGCGCCGCTCTTTTCGTCTGACGCCGGGTTGGAGATAGCGAAGCGCGCGCGGCCACCGAACAGCAGTCGGTTGTCGGGTGTTGTTCGGAAGTAGTTGACGAGGTTCTTCGTATCGACCGCCATTCGGCGGCGTGGCAGAAGCCGG
Encoded proteins:
- a CDS encoding aldehyde dehydrogenase family protein, with amino-acid sequence MTSPVRHLTEAGFLGRFYIDGEWRKPIGTATASVVNPATEQPIAEVALGDDKDVDCAVAAAKRAFASWSITPPAERAALLDRVHGLLLERLELFAQALTCEMGAAITYARRAQVPLAAEHIRVARDNLATYPFIAARGSTAIKREAIGVCGLITPWNWPLYQITAKVGPALAAGCTMVLKPSELSPLSAVLFAEVMDDAGCPPGVFNLVNGTGPIVGAALATHPQVDMISITGSTRAGVLVAQAAAPTVKRVAQELGGKSPNIILPDADLSRAVPLGVGAAFRNLGQSCSAPTRMLVFRSQMEEVEILAAAAASELVVGDPLAESTTHGPIANRPQFERVQTMIGVGLEEGAKLVIGGPGRPDDLQIGLYARPTIFSNVRRDMRIAQEEIFGPVLSIIPYDSVEEAIEIANDTVYGLGAHVQGTDMQTVRAVAGQIQSGQVHLNYPDWDPNAPFGGYKRSGNGREYGREGIEEYLETKAVLGFYR